One Helianthus annuus cultivar XRQ/B chromosome 7, HanXRQr2.0-SUNRISE, whole genome shotgun sequence genomic region harbors:
- the LOC110868129 gene encoding U1 small nuclear ribonucleoprotein 70 kDa, translating into MGDFNDPFMRGNNAAVQARTKQQNRANLMQMKLIGQSHPTGLTNNLLKLFEPRPPLEYKPPPEKRKCPPYTGMAQFVSNFAEPTDPEYAPPIVKGETPGQKKARIHQLRLEEGAKKAAEELEKYDPNNDPNISGDPYKTLFVARLNYETTESRVKREFEAYGPIKRVRLIADKETNKPRGYAFIEYMHTRDMKAAYKQADGRKIDNRRVLVDVERGRTVPNWRPRRLGGGLGTTRVGGEEVNQRVSGREQQSGGPTRSVEPRGHEERDREREKSRERVKEREREKSRERSHDKPRDREHREDRHHRDRDRKSDRDRDRDRSGRDRDRDRHRDRDRDRSGRDRSGRDRDRYRDKDREGDVEQMDRDHEHDRGRSRDKDYEYDRVDRHERDKHGDRQKSYEHGDPEEMYDQPVHGNRVDHERDLGGYDDYYDQERYGHQDRDHDRYYEMEEENYEPGKVDPHEKDHDRSYRQSDRSLSREYEY; encoded by the exons ATGGGCGATTTCAATGATCCGTTCATGCGCGGCAACAACGCCGCCGTTCAGGCTCGCACTAAGCAACAGAATCGTGCGAATCTTATGCAGATGAAGCTG ATTGGGCAGAGTCATCCAACTGGATTAACTAATAATCTGTTAAAGCTCTTTGAGCCCCGACCTCCTCTGGAGTATAAGCCACCACCTGAGAAGAGAAAATGTCCACCATACACTG GGATGGCGCAGTTTGTTAGTAACTTTGCTGAGCCTACTGACCCTGAATATGCTCCACCTATAGTAAAGGGCGAAACTCCT GGCCAAAAGAAGGCTAGGATTCACCAGCTACGGCTCGAAGAAGGTGCAAAAAAGGCTGCTGAGGAACTTGAGAAAT ATGATCCCAACAATGACCCAAATATATCTGGAGATCCTTACAAGACATTGTTTGTTGCCAGACTT AACTATGAGACAACGGAGAGCAGAGTAAAAAGGGAGTTTGAGGCATATGGTCCCATTAAACGG GTTCGCTTGATTGCTGATAAAGAGACGAACAAACCAAGAGGATATGCATTCATTGAGTACATGCATACGCGGGATATGAAAG CCGCATACAAACAAGCAGACGGAAGGAAGATTGATAACCGAAGGGTGCTTGTGGATGTTGAACGTGGGAGGACTGTTCCTAATTGGCGACCTCGTAGGCTCGGTGGTGGACTCGGTACGACTAGGGTTGGCGGTGAAGAAGTCAACCAGAGGGTATCTGGgag AGAACAACAATCAGGGGGACCGACTCGATCTGTGGAACCAAGAGGACATGAAGAACGAGACAG GGAGAGGGAGAAGTCTCGTGAAAGGGTTAAGGAGAGGGAACGTGAAAAGTCTCGGGAACGGTCTCATGATAAACCAAGGGATAGGGAGCATCGTGAAGATAGGCACCATCGGGATCGTGATCGGAAGTCAGATCGGGACAGAGACCGAGACCGTAGTGGTCGTGACCGTGACCGTGACAGACACCGGGACCGGGACCGGGACCGTAGTGGTCGTGATCGAAGTGGCCGTGACCGTGATCGCTATCGTGACAAAGATCGGGAGGGTGACGTTGAACAAATGGACCGTGATCATGAGCATGACCGTGGGCGATCACGTGACAAGGATTATGAGTATGATCGGGTCGATAGACATGAGAGAGACAAGCATGGGGATAGGCAAAAGAGCTATGAGCATGGTGACCCAGAGGAAATGTATGACCAACCGGTACATGGGAACAGGGTTGACCACGAGCGGGATCTTGGAGGCTATGACGACTACTATGATCAAGAGCGGTACGGTCATCAAGATCGTGATCATGATCGTTATTATGAGATGGAGGAAGAGAACTATGAACCAGGAAAGGTTGACCCACATGAGAAGGATCATGATCGTTCGTATCGGCAATCGGACAGGTCGCTTTCGCGTGAGTATGAGTATTGa
- the LOC110868128 gene encoding proline-rich receptor-like protein kinase PERK5, with protein sequence MAAAPKAAPAPETPSPTSDSSPPPSADASPPPPPPPSSPSPPPPKASRPPASPPPPKAQPPPSPDETPPAPSPPKAQPPPSPDVTTPPPPTLLPPPSAGLVPPATTSPPPPAAIPAREVPTTPNQPSLLPTRGDASDKGAPGPARKLPSPSSRKSASKSSTDYSATNIPIIIGGIVVGIVVFLALFVICAMCNKKKKKGYYIPEQSAGVGGPYYHGKPDHVVRVGTGGGWGHPPQPPPMNSSKEFLGPRMSVAASTKMPLAFNQSQFSYDELVAATGGFTQYNLVGQGGFGFVHKGVLPNGQEVAIKSLKPGSGQGEREFQAEVEMLSRVHHRYLVSLVGYCISDGQRMLVYEFVPNRTLEFHLHGKGQVVMDWQTRMRIALGSAKGLAYLHEDCHPRIIHRDIKSANILLDHEYEAKVSDFGLAKLTTGNDTHVSTRVMGTFGYLAPEYASSGKLSEKSDVFSFGVMLLEILTGRKPIDPETEYMNDSLVEWARPLIAKAKEDGDYNELVDPRLKTNYDRNEMAQMASCAEASVRHSARRRPKMSQIVRALEGNASLDSLDEKETKGESALDTSESRVYDTQAYNDDMIKFRKMVMSTEESSGSEMGSSGQYR encoded by the exons ATGGCTGCGGCCCCGAAGGCTGCTCCGGCCCCTGAAACCCCATCTCCAACTTCTGACTCTTCACCACCACCATCCGCTGAcgcctcaccaccaccaccaccaccaccttctaGTCCTTCGCCGCCACCACCTAAGGCTTCTAGACCACCCGCGTCCCCTCCCCCTCCTAAAGCACAGCCACCGCCCTCCCCTGATGAAACCCCGCCCGCCCCTTCACCTCCCAAAGCACAACCACCACCCTCCCCGGATGTAACGACCCCTCCACCTCCTACATTGCTTCCACCGCCGTCAGCAGGGCTTGTCCCGCCTGCCACCACTTCTCCGCCACCTCCTGCTGCAATCCCCGCACGCGAAGTACCTACAACACCCAACCAGCCCAGCCTTCTTCCAACCCGTGGGGACGCTTCTGACAAGGGTGCTCCAGGACCCGCGAGGAAGTTACCTAGTCCATCGAGCCGAAAATCAGCTTCGAAGTCATCAACCGATTATAGTGCAACCAATATTCCAATTATTATTGGAGGAATAGTTGTTGGCATTGTAGTGTTTCTTGCTCTTTTTGTCATTTGTGCTATGTGcaataagaaaaagaaaaaaggttACTATATTCCTGAACAAAGCGCGGGAGTAGGTGGACCCTACTACCACGGTAAACCAGACCATGTGGTTAGGGTTGGTACTGGTGGTGGTTGGGGACATccgccacaaccaccaccaaTGAACAGTAGTAAGGAATTTCTTGGGCCTAGAATGTCAGTGGCGGCATCTACAAAGATGCCACTGGCATTCAACCAGAGTCAATTCTCGTATGATGAGTTAGTAGCCGCCACCGGAGGTTTTACCCAGTACAATCTTGTGGGTCAAGGAGGGTTCGGGTTTGTGCACAAAGGGGTGTTGCCTAACGGGCAAGAGGTTGCTATAAAGAGTTTAAAACCAGGCAGTGGGCAAGGCGAGCGGGAGTTTCAGGCGGAGGTTGAGATGCTTAGTAGGGTCCACCATCGGTATTTGGTTTCACTCGTGGGGTATTGTATTAGTGATGGGCAGAGAATGCTTGTTTACGAGTTTGTTCCTAATCGCACCTTGGAGTTCCATCTTCATG GAAAGGGTCAAGTGGTTATGGATTGGCAAACTAGAATGCGTATTGCGCTTGGATCTGCCAAAGGACTCGCTTATCTCCATGAAGATT GCCATCCTCGGATCATTCATCGGGACATCAAATCTGCTAACATTCTCCTTGACCATGAGTACGAAGCAAAG GTTTCCGATTTTGGATTGGCTAAACTAACAACCGGGAACGACACTCATGTCTCAACTCGTGTGATGGGAACTTTCGG GTACTTAGCTCCGGAGTATGCTTCGAGTGGGAAGCTATCAGAGAAGTCTGATGTTTTCTCATTTGGGGTCATGTTGTTGGAGATTTTGACGGGAAGAAAGCCGATTGATCCCGAGACTGAATACATGAATGACAGCTTAGTAGAGTGG GCGAGGCCACTCATTGCTAAGGCGAAGGAAGATGGAGACTACAACGAGCTTGTGGACCCACGCTTGAAAACTAACTATGATCGCAACGAGATGGCACAAATGGCTTCTTGTGCTGAAGCTAGTGTCCGCCATTCGGCTAGGAGGCGTCCTAAGATGAGCCAG ATAGTGCGAGCATTAGAAGGGAACGCATCACTAGATAGCTTGGATGAGAAAGAAACAAAAGGAGAATCCGCATTAGACACAAGCGAATCAAGAGTTTATGACACGCAGGCCTACAATGATGACATGATTAAGTTTAGAAAGATGGTGATGTCGACCGAAGAATCTTCAGGTAGTGAGATGGGTAGTTCTGGACAGTATAGATGA
- the LOC110866355 gene encoding transcription repressor OFP7-like: protein MVKFMLRIFKACQTKPSSPPPENSSPPCHHHKATTGDPPCTTSPSPSKQTPHRSSFKTHVSSVATKLYDVVSPRSKVPNSDYGHGFRFPLLPVPPFYQKKNHHKMKTRRPKNAAASSSDRHRFSTSYTVDEGGEGDEHRAQILSRPRRSFSDVGVRSRRHNNVGRDGEMSPEWGSPARLSVFKKLMPCKVEGKVKESFAVVKRSEMPYEDFKKSMMEMIVENQMYEESDLKQLLQCFLSLNSWYHHGVIMEAFTEIWNTMFLDP, encoded by the exons ATGGTGAAATTCATGCTTCGTATCTTCAAAGCCTGCCAAACAAAACCCTCTTCTCCCCCACCGGAAAACTCTTCTCCACCGTGTCACCACCACAAAGCAACCACCGGCGATCCACCATGCACAACTTCTCCGTCACCTTCTAAACAAACACCCCACCGTTCTTCCTTCAAAACCCACGTCTCTTCCGTTGCCACCAAACTCTACGACGTCGTTTCCCCACGATCGAAAGTCCCCAACTCCGATTACGGCCATGGCTTTCGGTTCCCCTTACTACCGGTGCCTCCATTCTACCAAAAGAAAAACCACCACAAGATGAAAACAAGGAGACCTAAAAATGCCGCTGCCTCATCCTCCGATCGCCATCGGTTCAGCACCAGTTACACTGTAGACGAAGGCGGGGAAGGTGATGAACATCGAGCTCAAATCCTTAGTCGCCCTCGTAGAAGCTTTTCAGACGTGGGG GTACGATCAAGACGACACAACAACGTCGGAAGAGATGGTGAGATGTCGCCTGAGTGGGGATCGCCGGCGAGGCTGTCGGTGTTTAAGAAGCTAATGCCATGTAAAGTGGAGGGGAAAGTGAAAGAAAGCTTTGCTGTGGTGAAGAGATCTGAAATGCCATACGAAGACTTCAAGAAATCGATGATGGAGATGATTGTGGAGAATCAAATGTACGAAGAGAGTGATTTGAAGCAACTTCTGCAGTGTTTCTTGTCGTTGAACTCTTGGTATCACCATGGTGTCATCATGGAAGCTTTCACGGAGATTTGGAACACCATGTTTCTTGATCCTTGA